The following proteins are encoded in a genomic region of uncultured Umboniibacter sp.:
- a CDS encoding acyl-CoA dehydrogenase family protein, giving the protein MDFSLSDDQRAFMELANNFANDELAPFAAEWDRDSHFPVETIRKAAALGFCGLYAPEDIGGLALSRLDSHLIFEQLSKGCTATTAYLTIHNMAAWMLGTWGTDLVKTTYGEAMTQGELLGSYCLTEPGAGSDAASLRTKAEKVAGGYQLSGAKVFISGAGSTDVLIVMARTGDKGAGGVSAFVVPARSEGISYGKKEEKMGWNCQPTRMITFDQVFVPADHLLGNEGDGFKFAMKGLDGGRINIATCSLGTAQAALEISQQYLQEREQFGKPIAANQALQFRLADMATELLAARQLVRYAAAKLDAGDANAAMHCAMAKRFATDVGFEVCNQALQLHGGYGYIKEYPLERMVRDTRVHQILEGTNEVMRVIVSRRLFMDQVCEGLQL; this is encoded by the coding sequence ATGGATTTTAGCTTATCAGATGACCAGCGCGCATTTATGGAGTTGGCGAATAACTTCGCTAATGACGAACTGGCGCCCTTCGCGGCAGAGTGGGATCGCGATTCTCACTTTCCGGTAGAAACTATTCGCAAAGCAGCGGCGTTAGGCTTTTGTGGTCTGTACGCGCCGGAGGATATAGGTGGCTTAGCACTGTCCCGCCTTGATTCGCACCTTATCTTCGAACAGCTTTCTAAGGGTTGTACTGCCACCACGGCCTATCTAACGATTCACAACATGGCTGCTTGGATGTTGGGAACCTGGGGTACGGATCTCGTCAAGACAACCTACGGGGAAGCGATGACGCAAGGTGAGCTATTGGGTTCCTATTGTTTGACTGAACCGGGGGCCGGGAGTGATGCGGCTTCACTTCGTACTAAAGCCGAAAAAGTGGCCGGTGGCTACCAACTCTCAGGCGCCAAGGTATTTATCTCGGGGGCAGGCAGTACTGACGTGTTAATTGTCATGGCGCGAACGGGCGATAAAGGTGCGGGCGGTGTGAGCGCCTTTGTAGTGCCAGCTCGAAGCGAAGGAATCAGCTACGGCAAAAAAGAAGAGAAAATGGGGTGGAATTGCCAGCCCACCCGAATGATTACTTTTGACCAGGTGTTTGTGCCAGCCGATCACCTTTTGGGTAACGAAGGTGATGGTTTTAAGTTCGCTATGAAGGGCTTAGATGGCGGGCGAATTAACATTGCGACCTGTTCACTCGGTACCGCTCAGGCGGCATTGGAAATAAGTCAGCAATATCTCCAGGAGCGTGAACAGTTTGGCAAGCCGATTGCTGCCAATCAGGCGTTACAATTTCGTCTAGCCGATATGGCCACGGAGTTACTCGCCGCCAGACAACTGGTACGCTACGCTGCGGCTAAGCTTGATGCAGGCGACGCAAATGCCGCTATGCACTGCGCCATGGCGAAGCGGTTCGCAACCGATGTGGGCTTTGAAGTGTGTAATCAGGCGCTTCAGCTTCACGGCGGTTATGGCTATATTAAAGAATACCCGTTAGAGCGCATGGTTCGTGATACGCGGGTGCATCAGATTTTAGAAGGCACTAACGAGGTGATGCGTGTCATTGTCTCGCGTCGCCTATTTATGGATCAAGTCTGTGAGGGACTTCAGCTATGA
- the ppnN gene encoding nucleotide 5'-monophosphate nucleosidase PpnN — protein MTTKKIPSTIVSPEGTLEHLSAMEVDELTKTKFDHPIYTLFRQCALAVLNAGAQTDSVEDLMAEFADFEIHFVRQDRGIRLHLINAPGDAFVDGKMIHGVRKLLFSVLRDVLYVRHQFDLEERADNMGELLSDGVYRVVRNAGVLRTGMQDGLVVCWGGHSIGTEEYKFCKRVGYQLGLRDLGIITGCGPGAMKAPMKGAAIGHAKQQHEPRRYIGLTENSIIAAEPPNAIVNELVIMPDIEKRLEAFVRVGHGLIVFPGGPGTAEEILYALALKLHPKNKALHLPLIFAAGESSRGYFDAMDIFLRKALGEDIAQHYRLIVGDPEAIAREMREAVTQVMDYRCEQNDSFSYNWGLHIPEDLQTPFIATHDSMAQLDLHLSREPYELAVELRRVFSGVVSGNIKEAGIRAVRDHGPFQLSGDQALMDTIDELLQSMVSEGRMKIAGDYIPCYEIRS, from the coding sequence ATGACCACAAAAAAAATACCCTCCACCATTGTCAGCCCAGAGGGCACACTGGAACATCTCTCTGCTATGGAGGTCGACGAGCTAACTAAAACGAAATTCGACCATCCTATCTATACCCTGTTTCGCCAGTGCGCCCTTGCGGTGCTTAACGCCGGTGCGCAAACGGATTCCGTCGAGGATCTTATGGCAGAGTTTGCGGACTTTGAGATCCACTTCGTTCGCCAAGATCGAGGGATTCGCCTCCATCTCATCAATGCACCAGGGGATGCCTTCGTGGACGGCAAAATGATCCACGGCGTAAGGAAGTTGCTGTTTTCCGTGTTGCGGGATGTCCTCTATGTACGCCACCAATTTGATCTCGAAGAACGCGCAGACAATATGGGCGAACTATTGAGCGACGGCGTTTACCGAGTCGTTCGTAACGCTGGGGTGCTTCGCACTGGAATGCAAGATGGACTTGTTGTTTGCTGGGGCGGTCACTCGATTGGCACCGAGGAATATAAGTTCTGTAAGCGAGTAGGCTACCAACTGGGGCTGCGCGATCTTGGGATTATCACCGGCTGTGGGCCCGGCGCGATGAAAGCGCCCATGAAGGGAGCGGCAATTGGCCATGCCAAGCAGCAACATGAACCTCGACGCTATATTGGCTTAACTGAAAACTCAATTATTGCGGCAGAACCACCGAATGCGATCGTGAATGAACTCGTGATCATGCCGGACATCGAGAAGCGCCTCGAGGCTTTTGTTCGAGTAGGCCACGGTTTGATTGTTTTCCCGGGAGGACCGGGAACCGCAGAGGAAATTCTTTATGCGCTGGCACTCAAGCTACACCCGAAAAATAAAGCATTACACCTCCCACTGATCTTTGCCGCCGGTGAGTCAAGTCGTGGCTACTTTGATGCCATGGATATTTTTCTTCGCAAGGCGCTCGGAGAGGATATTGCCCAGCACTATCGGCTGATTGTGGGTGACCCTGAAGCCATCGCTCGCGAGATGCGTGAAGCAGTAACGCAGGTGATGGATTACCGGTGTGAGCAAAACGACAGCTTCTCCTACAATTGGGGCCTGCATATTCCAGAGGACTTGCAAACTCCATTCATTGCCACCCACGACTCCATGGCACAGTTAGATTTACACCTGAGTCGCGAGCCCTACGAACTCGCCGTTGAGCTACGCCGAGTATTTTCCGGCGTCGTCTCGGGTAATATCAAAGAGGCTGGAATTCGTGCGGTACGAGATCACGGCCCATTCCAACTCAGTGGCGACCAAGCGCTAATGGACACTATTGATGAATTGTTACAGAGTATGGTTTCCGAGGGCCGTATGAAGATAGCGGGCGACTATATTCCCTGCTATGAAATTCGTAGCTAG
- the nrdR gene encoding transcriptional regulator NrdR has product MRCPFCKAEETKVVDSRLVAEGDQVRRRRECMSCHDRFTSYETAELLMPSVVKQDGSRQPFDELKLRAGMMRALEKRPVATEDIETAINNIKHFLQATGERELQSIRIGERVMHELKKLDKVAYIRYASVYLSFQNIDEFQAELDELKRAELVK; this is encoded by the coding sequence ATGCGTTGTCCATTTTGCAAAGCAGAGGAAACAAAAGTTGTTGATTCGCGCTTAGTTGCCGAGGGTGATCAAGTTCGCCGTCGTCGCGAATGCATGTCGTGCCATGATCGATTTACTTCCTACGAAACCGCTGAGCTGCTTATGCCTAGCGTGGTGAAACAAGATGGTTCTCGTCAGCCCTTTGATGAGCTAAAACTTCGTGCTGGAATGATGCGGGCGCTAGAGAAAAGACCCGTCGCGACCGAAGATATTGAAACCGCCATCAATAATATCAAACACTTTCTTCAGGCTACTGGTGAGCGTGAATTGCAATCTATCCGTATTGGCGAGCGTGTGATGCATGAGCTCAAAAAGCTGGATAAGGTGGCCTATATCCGCTACGCATCGGTTTATTTAAGCTTCCAGAATATTGACGAGTTCCAGGCTGAGCTCGACGAGCTTAAACGAGCAGAACTGGTCAAGTAG
- a CDS encoding riboflavin synthase produces the protein MFTGLVEADGVIEQRQSRGGDARLRIRSSTLDFSDVSLGDSIATNGVCLTVVDFGSDYFSADVSNETLALSTLAKLAIGTKVNLEKAMLPTTRFGGHIVSGHVDGTAKIVDINRDGRAWDYHLSLPAELVRYVAHKGSICVDGVSLTVNDVSEYQCRLTIVPHTAEKTQIASYQVGDLVNIEVDMIARYLERLLLSPQEQNRSSGVTLDSLRHAGFIKN, from the coding sequence ATGTTTACCGGTCTAGTAGAAGCAGATGGAGTAATTGAACAACGTCAAAGTCGCGGCGGTGATGCTCGTCTAAGAATTCGTTCGAGTACACTAGATTTCTCTGACGTAAGCTTAGGTGACAGCATTGCAACGAATGGTGTTTGTCTGACAGTCGTTGATTTCGGAAGTGACTACTTTAGCGCGGATGTGTCGAACGAAACACTGGCGCTAAGTACCCTAGCTAAGTTGGCAATCGGAACTAAAGTGAACCTAGAAAAAGCCATGTTACCCACCACTCGATTCGGTGGTCACATCGTATCTGGGCACGTCGATGGCACGGCTAAGATCGTCGATATCAATCGCGATGGTCGGGCTTGGGATTATCACTTGAGTTTGCCGGCTGAGCTTGTTCGATACGTTGCCCACAAGGGTTCCATTTGTGTAGACGGTGTAAGCCTGACGGTTAACGATGTCTCCGAGTATCAATGTCGGTTAACCATCGTGCCGCACACTGCTGAGAAAACCCAGATCGCCAGCTATCAAGTGGGTGATCTGGTAAATATTGAGGTAGATATGATTGCACGCTATTTAGAGCGTCTATTATTAAGCCCGCAGGAACAAAATCGTAGTAGTGGTGTCACGCTAGATAGCTTACGCCACGCTGGCTTTATTAAAAATTGA
- the glyA gene encoding serine hydroxymethyltransferase, translating into MFKKSMSIADFDPDLFASMESERERQEHHIELIASENYTSPRVMEAQGSVLTNKYAEGYPHKRYYGGCEFVDIAEDLAIERAKQLFGADYANVQPHSGSQANSAVFQALLNAGDTVLGMSLAHGGHLTHGSSVNFSGKIYNAVQYGLSPTSGEIDYAEVEALAIEHKPKMIIAGFSAYSGVVDWAKFREIADKVGAYLFVDMAHVAGLIAAGVYPNPVPFADVVTTTTHKTLRGPRGGLILARANAELEKKFNSAVFPGGQGGPLMHVIAAKAICFKEAMGDDYKAYQKQVMINAKVMAETIQERGIKIVSGGTQNHLLLVDLIGKEYTGKDADAALGEAFITVNKNSVPNDPRSPFVTSGLRLGTPAITTRGFKEQETAELSNWIVDVLDSLEQGTSESVIPEVREKVKALCARFPVYAD; encoded by the coding sequence ATGTTTAAAAAGTCCATGTCTATCGCCGACTTCGATCCTGATCTCTTTGCCTCAATGGAGTCAGAGCGTGAGCGTCAAGAACATCACATTGAATTGATCGCGTCGGAAAACTACACCAGTCCACGTGTAATGGAAGCTCAGGGTTCTGTGCTTACCAACAAGTATGCTGAAGGTTACCCGCATAAACGTTACTACGGCGGTTGTGAATTTGTTGATATTGCTGAGGATCTCGCGATTGAACGTGCCAAGCAATTATTCGGCGCCGATTACGCGAACGTGCAGCCGCACTCGGGTTCCCAGGCAAATTCGGCAGTATTTCAAGCATTACTCAACGCCGGAGATACTGTTCTAGGAATGAGTTTGGCTCATGGCGGCCACCTGACTCACGGTTCGAGCGTTAACTTTTCAGGCAAAATCTACAACGCCGTTCAGTACGGTCTAAGTCCAACCTCTGGAGAAATAGATTACGCTGAGGTTGAGGCTTTGGCAATAGAGCACAAACCGAAGATGATTATCGCTGGTTTCTCAGCTTACTCTGGTGTGGTTGACTGGGCGAAATTCCGTGAAATCGCTGATAAAGTTGGCGCGTACCTCTTCGTTGATATGGCACATGTTGCTGGTCTCATCGCCGCAGGCGTTTACCCTAACCCAGTTCCGTTTGCCGATGTTGTTACCACAACGACCCACAAAACGTTGCGGGGCCCTCGTGGTGGGTTGATTCTCGCACGTGCTAACGCTGAACTTGAGAAGAAGTTTAACTCAGCGGTTTTCCCAGGCGGACAGGGTGGCCCATTAATGCACGTGATTGCAGCCAAAGCTATTTGCTTTAAAGAGGCAATGGGTGACGACTACAAAGCTTACCAAAAACAAGTGATGATCAATGCCAAAGTGATGGCGGAGACGATTCAAGAACGCGGCATTAAGATTGTGTCGGGTGGCACCCAAAACCATCTTCTGCTGGTTGACCTTATTGGCAAAGAGTACACCGGTAAAGATGCCGATGCTGCATTGGGTGAAGCCTTCATCACGGTAAATAAGAACTCGGTACCGAATGATCCGCGTTCACCGTTTGTGACCTCGGGACTTCGTCTTGGTACGCCAGCAATTACTACGCGTGGTTTCAAGGAGCAGGAAACGGCTGAGCTGAGTAACTGGATTGTTGATGTACTGGACTCACTAGAGCAAGGTACCTCCGAATCCGTTATTCCTGAAGTTCGCGAAAAGGTGAAGGCGCTTTGCGCGCGATTCCCAGTTTACGCTGACTAA
- the ribBA gene encoding bifunctional 3,4-dihydroxy-2-butanone-4-phosphate synthase/GTP cyclohydrolase II translates to MPMSTVPELIEDIRQGKMVILMDDEDRENEGDLIIASEQIRPEDINFMATHARGLICMTLTNERCELLNLPLMVSDNRAQHTTNFTVSIEAAEGVTTGISAADRAHTVRAAVARNAIAKDIVQPGHIFPLRAQPGGVLSRAGHTEAGSDLARLAGYEPSSVIVEIMNEDGTMARRDDLEIFAKEHNIKMGTIADLIHYRASTEQTVECVQSRRVMTQYGDFELKTYRDSARDENHLVFIKGEVNEDEPNLVRVHVTTRVRDMFGIQHESDPYRHWTVKRAMRRIAKEGQGVLVVLCHDEAFNELDLDIDLVAEGKAPSALAADNIKGYREVGTGSQILKDLGISQMRLMSAPIKFNALSGWGLEVTEYIPCQAD, encoded by the coding sequence ATGCCAATGAGCACTGTACCTGAACTGATTGAAGATATTCGTCAGGGGAAAATGGTTATTCTTATGGATGACGAAGATCGCGAAAATGAAGGCGATCTAATTATTGCGAGTGAGCAAATTCGTCCTGAGGACATTAACTTCATGGCAACGCATGCGCGTGGGTTAATTTGTATGACCTTAACCAATGAGCGCTGCGAGTTACTGAATTTGCCATTAATGGTTTCGGACAATCGCGCTCAGCACACCACCAACTTTACCGTCTCGATTGAGGCGGCTGAAGGCGTTACTACGGGTATTTCAGCTGCAGATCGCGCCCACACAGTTCGTGCTGCAGTGGCGCGTAATGCGATTGCCAAAGACATTGTCCAACCGGGACATATTTTTCCGCTGCGAGCGCAGCCAGGTGGTGTTTTAAGCCGAGCAGGTCACACTGAAGCGGGTTCTGACTTAGCGCGTTTAGCAGGCTATGAGCCGTCATCAGTGATTGTTGAAATCATGAACGAAGACGGTACTATGGCTCGCCGTGATGATCTTGAGATCTTTGCCAAAGAACACAATATTAAAATGGGTACGATTGCTGACCTCATTCACTACCGCGCTTCAACGGAGCAGACGGTAGAGTGTGTTCAGTCACGCCGAGTAATGACACAGTATGGTGATTTCGAACTGAAGACGTATCGTGATAGCGCTCGTGACGAAAACCACTTGGTGTTCATCAAAGGTGAAGTCAACGAAGACGAACCTAATTTAGTTCGTGTACACGTCACTACTCGTGTTCGCGATATGTTCGGCATTCAGCATGAGAGCGATCCCTATCGCCATTGGACCGTGAAACGAGCCATGCGCCGTATCGCCAAGGAAGGTCAGGGTGTCTTAGTTGTGCTTTGCCATGATGAAGCCTTCAATGAACTGGATCTTGATATTGACCTAGTGGCCGAAGGCAAAGCGCCTTCAGCACTGGCCGCTGATAACATCAAAGGGTACCGCGAAGTAGGCACGGGCTCGCAAATCCTTAAGGATTTAGGGATTTCACAGATGCGCTTAATGAGCGCGCCAATCAAATTTAACGCATTGTCGGGATGGGGGCTTGAAGTCACCGAGTACATTCCATGCCAAGCCGACTAA
- the ribD gene encoding bifunctional diaminohydroxyphosphoribosylaminopyrimidine deaminase/5-amino-6-(5-phosphoribosylamino)uracil reductase RibD, with translation MNTADHNFMSRAIQVARQGRFITRPNPSVGCVLVRDDEVVAEGHTQPAGGFHAERMALAEAGYRARGATAYVSLEPCSHTGRTSPCADALIDAGVSRVVFAGVDPYAKVAGAGLDKLRAAGVQVDGPLMQAQAEAINPGFLKRARCQLPYVVMKSASSVDGRTAMASGESKWITGPAARGDVQKIRALSSAIITGVDSVLQDDSRLTLRAEELAVDARSLDWLMANPPLRVVLDSHGRLSADAAICRSEAPTLWVTGADVDRTIPNIEHIRLPLENGRLPLVEVLQLLAGRQCNQVLVEAGPTLSGAFLAAGLVDYWYLYMAPKLMGSSANPLLRLPFEKMSESVNLDIAEVRTIGDDLRFGIQLAEGAVCLPV, from the coding sequence ATGAATACCGCAGATCATAACTTTATGTCGCGTGCGATTCAGGTGGCACGTCAAGGGCGTTTCATTACTCGACCAAACCCTTCCGTGGGTTGTGTGCTGGTGCGTGATGACGAAGTGGTTGCTGAAGGTCACACTCAACCCGCAGGCGGATTCCATGCAGAACGCATGGCCTTAGCTGAAGCCGGCTATCGAGCTCGCGGAGCTACCGCCTACGTAAGTCTTGAGCCCTGTAGTCATACTGGTAGAACCTCGCCCTGCGCCGATGCGCTCATTGATGCTGGCGTCAGTCGAGTGGTATTTGCCGGTGTTGATCCCTATGCAAAGGTGGCTGGAGCTGGGCTAGATAAGCTTCGAGCGGCGGGGGTTCAAGTGGATGGGCCGCTGATGCAAGCTCAAGCCGAGGCAATCAATCCAGGCTTTCTGAAGCGTGCACGCTGTCAGTTACCCTATGTGGTCATGAAGTCGGCTTCCTCGGTTGATGGTCGTACTGCCATGGCTTCAGGGGAATCAAAATGGATTACTGGACCCGCTGCCCGCGGTGATGTGCAAAAGATTCGCGCCTTAAGCTCCGCGATCATTACCGGAGTAGATTCGGTTCTTCAGGATGATTCCCGTCTCACCTTACGGGCAGAGGAATTAGCGGTTGATGCCCGCAGCTTAGATTGGTTAATGGCCAACCCACCATTGCGTGTTGTTTTGGATTCACACGGTCGTTTGTCGGCGGATGCAGCGATTTGCCGCAGTGAAGCGCCCACGCTTTGGGTTACCGGAGCAGACGTGGACCGAACTATCCCCAATATCGAACATATTCGTTTGCCGCTAGAAAATGGTCGCTTGCCGTTAGTAGAGGTATTGCAACTATTAGCTGGCCGTCAGTGTAATCAAGTACTGGTGGAAGCAGGTCCGACTCTGTCAGGGGCGTTCCTTGCAGCCGGTTTGGTGGACTATTGGTATCTGTACATGGCCCCTAAGTTAATGGGCTCCAGCGCCAACCCGCTGTTGCGTTTGCCGTTCGAAAAAATGTCGGAGTCAGTAAATCTCGATATAGCGGAAGTGCGCACAATAGGGGATGATCTGCGTTTTGGAATCCAACTTGCCGAGGGAGCCGTATGTTTACCGGTCTAG
- a CDS encoding enoyl-CoA hydratase has product MSGITLEKRGSTALLTITNPPANTWTETSLNLLAELVEGLNNDRDIYALVLTGEGEKFFSAGADLNMFASGDKGIAATLATCFGRAFTALANFRGVSIAAINGYAMGGGLEAAMACDIRIAEAQAQLALPEAKVGLLPCGLGTQTLTRIVGEAWAKRMILCGERLKADKALEIGLVEEVVAQGAALETALNLADQVANQSPTSVAASKALIQATRHTSMRDALYQEREAFVELFDSADTTEGVNAFLEKRAPQWTNS; this is encoded by the coding sequence ATGAGTGGAATCACCCTAGAAAAGCGCGGTTCAACCGCACTACTTACCATTACTAATCCGCCGGCAAATACCTGGACCGAGACCAGTTTGAATTTGCTGGCTGAGTTAGTTGAGGGGTTAAATAATGATCGCGACATCTATGCCTTAGTACTAACAGGTGAGGGCGAAAAATTCTTCTCGGCCGGGGCCGACCTTAATATGTTCGCATCCGGGGATAAAGGGATCGCCGCAACACTCGCAACGTGTTTCGGCAGAGCCTTCACGGCCTTGGCAAATTTCCGCGGTGTATCCATTGCGGCAATCAATGGCTACGCCATGGGCGGTGGTCTCGAGGCAGCGATGGCCTGCGATATTCGTATTGCTGAAGCACAGGCTCAGCTTGCTTTGCCTGAAGCTAAAGTTGGCCTTTTACCTTGCGGACTAGGCACGCAAACACTGACCCGGATTGTGGGCGAGGCTTGGGCCAAACGTATGATTCTCTGTGGTGAACGGCTCAAGGCGGACAAGGCACTTGAAATCGGCTTGGTTGAAGAGGTTGTCGCCCAGGGCGCGGCGCTAGAGACCGCGTTGAACCTCGCGGATCAAGTTGCGAATCAAAGTCCCACTTCAGTTGCCGCAAGTAAAGCCCTAATTCAGGCTACGCGACATACTTCAATGCGCGATGCCCTCTACCAAGAGCGCGAAGCCTTCGTAGAGCTTTTTGATTCGGCCGATACCACGGAGGGGGTTAACGCATTCCTTGAAAAACGCGCACCTCAGTGGACCAATAGTTAA
- a CDS encoding phosphotransferase, protein MTDTSLQQTLRALHPSLANCIVAFTLSGTANNVAKVRSGRQSLAVRRMSPVRDAATPRSVEREIWLTLHQQSIAPELLHWDSVHQFCISKWIDADGAPSSAQLVPLLVTLHTSPAPDSCPQIDILQGIRFYLDELAIPVSDFLPHFQQLLATLELSQLNTGLCHNDLVAGNLINDGSQLWLIDFEYSGINHPYFDVCSAWMTFVDPKESLNDFAKAYLTAIEREFNETEHQALASAYELSLWLGLLWAAAKQPDWRSQYEQRLNKIDHPVTQWLLVQLGQ, encoded by the coding sequence ATGACCGACACATCTCTGCAGCAAACGCTTAGGGCACTGCACCCCTCGCTGGCGAACTGCATCGTAGCGTTCACTCTGAGTGGCACTGCCAATAACGTTGCTAAGGTTCGTTCGGGGCGTCAGTCTCTGGCCGTCCGACGGATGTCACCCGTGCGTGATGCGGCTACCCCGCGTTCGGTGGAGCGGGAAATTTGGTTAACCCTACACCAGCAGAGCATTGCCCCAGAATTATTGCATTGGGATAGTGTCCATCAATTCTGTATTTCCAAGTGGATTGATGCAGATGGGGCACCGTCGTCGGCACAACTCGTGCCGTTGCTGGTGACGCTTCATACTTCGCCCGCACCGGATAGCTGCCCGCAGATTGATATACTACAAGGCATCAGGTTTTATTTAGACGAGTTAGCAATCCCTGTCAGCGACTTCTTACCGCATTTCCAACAGCTCTTGGCCACGCTTGAACTAAGCCAATTAAACACGGGACTTTGTCATAACGACCTAGTTGCTGGCAACCTCATCAACGATGGAAGTCAGCTATGGCTTATCGACTTTGAATACAGCGGGATCAATCACCCCTACTTCGACGTCTGTAGCGCCTGGATGACTTTTGTTGACCCGAAGGAAAGCCTAAACGACTTCGCGAAAGCGTATTTAACGGCGATTGAGAGGGAATTTAATGAGACTGAACACCAGGCTTTAGCATCCGCGTACGAGCTCAGCTTATGGCTTGGTTTGCTATGGGCGGCAGCGAAGCAGCCCGATTGGCGCAGTCAGTATGAGCAGCGGTTGAACAAGATTGACCACCCCGTAACTCAGTGGCTACTTGTTCAACTCGGCCAATAA
- the mmsB gene encoding 3-hydroxyisobutyrate dehydrogenase yields the protein MKVLFIGIGNMGLPMAINLHKSGQQVVAVDMSKELLESAANQGLETASSALAALDGCDAIITMLPSDAAVQSVYLDSGLLESLAKDTLVIDCSTISAEAAKNLHSAGDALGVSVVDAPVSGGTAGAKAGTLSFICGGNEDALKRATPLLQVMGANVFHAGAAGAGQIAKIANNMLLAVLMTGTSEALSFGVDNGLDPAVLSEIMKASSGNSWVLEKYNPWPGVMDGVPAANGYQGGFGTALMQKDLGLALALAEQSNSTTPMGQRAQDVYAEFVAENETAMSDDFSGIVRHFSGRAASSED from the coding sequence ATGAAAGTATTGTTTATTGGTATTGGTAACATGGGCCTTCCCATGGCGATTAACCTGCACAAATCTGGGCAGCAGGTCGTAGCGGTGGATATGAGTAAGGAGTTACTGGAGAGCGCAGCTAATCAGGGGCTAGAGACGGCGTCGTCGGCGCTTGCGGCGTTGGATGGTTGCGATGCCATTATTACCATGTTGCCCAGCGACGCCGCTGTACAATCAGTTTATCTAGATTCAGGTTTGCTGGAGTCGCTGGCCAAGGACACGCTTGTCATCGATTGCTCAACCATTAGCGCGGAGGCGGCGAAAAATCTTCATAGTGCCGGCGATGCACTCGGTGTCAGCGTGGTAGATGCGCCGGTTTCTGGAGGCACTGCAGGAGCGAAAGCGGGTACGTTGAGTTTTATTTGTGGCGGTAATGAGGATGCGCTTAAGCGTGCAACACCTCTGCTTCAAGTGATGGGAGCTAACGTGTTTCACGCTGGAGCCGCTGGCGCTGGTCAAATTGCTAAGATCGCCAATAACATGTTACTGGCAGTCCTGATGACAGGGACCTCTGAGGCGCTAAGTTTTGGCGTGGACAATGGCTTAGATCCGGCAGTGCTTTCTGAAATTATGAAGGCTAGTTCAGGTAATAGCTGGGTATTAGAGAAATACAATCCGTGGCCGGGAGTCATGGATGGTGTGCCTGCAGCAAACGGTTATCAAGGGGGCTTTGGTACTGCGCTAATGCAAAAGGATCTAGGATTGGCATTGGCTTTGGCTGAGCAGTCGAATTCCACTACGCCAATGGGGCAAAGAGCCCAAGACGTGTATGCGGAGTTTGTTGCTGAAAACGAAACGGCCATGTCGGATGATTTTTCAGGAATAGTGCGCCATTTTAGCGGTAGAGCTGCTTCGTCAGAAGACTAG
- the pnuC gene encoding nicotinamide riboside transporter PnuC, whose translation MLEELSQQFGMMQGAEIVALILAIAYVILAARKNQWCWPAAAISTAIYTALFWHVSLVSESLLNGYYLVMAAWGWWNWRSEEDLSFVSEQRSLNWHGVAILVCTIIALAWGYTAERWLGADLAYFDSATTTFAVFATWMLTQKIRANWLYWIVINLASIALYQAKGLYITSILMMIYTVMAVVGWYSWKQDDDRHISAANA comes from the coding sequence TTGCTTGAAGAACTCAGTCAGCAGTTTGGCATGATGCAGGGGGCGGAGATTGTCGCCCTTATTTTGGCGATAGCCTATGTGATATTGGCAGCGCGAAAGAATCAGTGGTGCTGGCCCGCCGCAGCGATCTCAACGGCCATTTACACGGCGCTATTTTGGCATGTATCGCTGGTCTCTGAGTCGCTGTTAAACGGCTATTATTTGGTGATGGCTGCTTGGGGATGGTGGAATTGGCGCAGTGAAGAGGACCTCAGCTTCGTCTCGGAGCAGCGCTCGCTCAACTGGCATGGGGTCGCCATCTTAGTTTGCACAATTATAGCGCTAGCATGGGGCTATACCGCTGAGCGCTGGCTTGGTGCCGACTTAGCTTACTTCGATTCGGCCACCACAACCTTTGCGGTATTTGCTACGTGGATGTTAACCCAGAAGATTCGCGCTAATTGGCTCTATTGGATAGTGATTAACCTTGCCAGTATTGCACTCTACCAGGCCAAGGGGCTCTATATCACTAGTATTCTTATGATGATCTATACCGTCATGGCGGTTGTGGGTTGGTATAGTTGGAAACAGGACGATGACCGACACATCTCTGCAGCAAACGCTTAG